In Prunus dulcis chromosome 1, ALMONDv2, whole genome shotgun sequence, the following are encoded in one genomic region:
- the LOC117616538 gene encoding uncharacterized protein LOC117616538, whose protein sequence is MGKGAWTLGKIRLFNPISRKSRTLPPLPFWSPIRKVVLSSDPSRNNFVVVVIHETLNVPTRLAFYQHGRGGENTTPWTELEGSHDHYFDILLRNNGHLFALSIDYSIQVWDFGDTYNNNNPTKIMHFRPSMARNGIHGTMMGDKKWLVKSMGELLLVEREWLGDNIRGTEKFDVYKLNIAAKTWEKVECLRDCALFLAKNQPAMSLSTQKLPRLKENSIYFADEYHEYSHGGDIIDIHVRGVFNFETKVVKQYCITGAHNFSYSSAVWIVPSPW, encoded by the coding sequence ATGGGGAAGGGGGCTTGGACATTGGGCAAAATTCGTCTTTTCAATCCAATTTCTAGAAAAAGCAGGACGCTTCCTCCCTTGCCGTTCTGGTCTCCAATCCGTAAAGTTGTGCTTTCCTCGGACCCCTCTCGCAACAACTTTGTCGTTGTGGTAATTCATGAGACCTTGAACGTACCGACAAGGCTAGCATTCTATCAGCACGGCAGAGGAGGAGAAAACACTACTCCATGGACTGAATTAGAGGGTTCACATGATCATTATTTTGATATCCTACTCCGCAACAATGGTCATTTATTTGCACTGTCCATAGACTACTCAATTCAAGTTTGGGACTTCGGAGACacctataataataataatcccaCGAAGATCATGCATTTTCGACCTTCCATGGCTCGGAATGGTATTCACGGAACCATGATGGGGGATAAAAAATGGTTGGTGAAGTCAATGGGTGAGCTTTTGCTTGTGGAGCGGGAATGGTTGGGGGACAATATCAGAGGAACAGAGAAATTTGATGTCTACAAGTTAAACATTGCTGCCAAAACGTGGGAGAAGGTGGAATGTTTGCGTGATTGTGCTttatttttggccaaaaatcAACCAGCAATGTCATTATCCACCCAGAAATTGCCAAGATTGAAAGAAAACTCAATTTATTTCGCAGATGAGTATCACGAGTATTCACATGGTGgtgatattattgatattcaTGTTCGAGGAGTATTCAACTTTGAAACTAAAGTTGTTAAGCAATACTGTATAACTGGAGCGCATAACTTTAGTTATTCATCAGCCGTTTGGATTGTGCCTAGTCCTTGGTGA
- the LOC117623951 gene encoding 60S ribosomal protein L17-2, giving the protein MVKYSREPDNITKSCKARGSDLRVHFKNTRETAFAIRKLPLVKAKRYLEDVLAHKQAIPFRRFCRGVGRTAQAKNRHSNGQGRWPVKSAKFILDLLKNAESNAEVKGLDVDSLIVSHIQVNQAQKQRRRTYRAHGRINPYMSSPCHIELILAEKEEPVKKEPESQLATSKSKKSQALRSGASS; this is encoded by the exons ATG GTGAAGTACTCCAGGGAGCCCGACAATATCACCAAGT CCTGCAAAGCAAGGGGTTCTGACCTCAGAGTTCATTTCAAg aACACGAGGGAAACTGCATTTGCTATCAGAAAGTTGCCCCTAGTCAAGGCAAAGAGGTATTTGGAGGATGTTCTGGCCCACAAGCAGGCCATTCCCTTCCGCCGTTTCTGTCGTGGTGTTGGGCGTACTGCTCAGGCAAAGAACAGGCATTCCAATGGACAGGGACGCTGGCCTGTCAAATCTGCCAAGTTCATATTAGATTTGCTTAAGAATGCTGAGAGCAATGCTGAA GTGAAGGGTTTGGATGTTGATTCGCTAATCGTATCTCACATCCAAGTCAACCAAGCACAGAAGCAAAGGCGCAGAACCTACAGGGCTCACGGAAGAATCAACC CCTATATGTCATCCCCCTGCCATATTGAGCTGATTTTGGCCGAGAAGGAAGAGCCTGTCAAGAAAGAG CCTGAGAGCCAGTTGGCAACTAGCAAATCTAAGAAGTCTCAAGCTCTTCGAAGCGGTGCTTCCTCTTAA